The following DNA comes from Haloarchaeobius salinus.
ATGACCGTGAAGGGCGAGCGGGTCGATACCGGACGGCGGAAGTTCGGCGTCGTGTGCGGCGACGAGGCGAAGACCGGTATCAACTCGAGTTTGAATGCCGGTGTCGTGTTGGGAGCGGGGGCGACGAGTGAGCCCGGCGAGGCGGTCATGCGTGACCGGTGAATCGACCACCGGCTCAGCCGACCGTGCACCTCGTGACGGGCCACGGGCCCGACGCACAAAGGAAAACTTGATACCCGCACACTGGCCACGTCCGCTATGAGAATCGGCATCATCGGCGGCGCGGGCCACGTTGGGCTTCCCATGGGTATCGTGCTCGCCGACGCGGGCTTTTCGGTGACGCTCATCGACACGGACGAGGAGCGTTTGCGAACCGTGGAGGACGGCGAACTCCCGTTCAGTGAACCCGGAGGTGAACCCCTTCTGGAGTCGGCACTCGAGGCCGACCGTCTCGACACCACGGCCGACATCGGGGCGACGGCGGACTGCGACGTCGTCTTCATCGTCATCGGGACGCCAATCGACGAGCACCACAACCCCCAGATG
Coding sequences within:
- a CDS encoding NAD(P)-binding domain-containing protein gives rise to the protein MRIGIIGGAGHVGLPMGIVLADAGFSVTLIDTDEERLRTVEDGELPFSEPGGEPLLESALEADRLDTTADIGATADCDVVFIVIGTPIDEHHNPQMDVLLGVVDEVIDHIEEDTLLVFRSTIYPGTTNIVCDRLEDAGHEVGEDVYVT